The DNA region AAATGGTCAGAATCTCGCAGTGTTAAATCAATAACTTCAGTGTTGTTATGTTTTACACTATTAAAAAATTGTGATCATTATCTATACTTCATTGATCATGAGAAACTAAGCTCATCAAAACTATTGTTTTCATCTTTGAACTTAACCTTTGTTattctttatttgtttttaaaaaaacaactttattTACCTTTCAGGGTGGTACAAAAGATGAAGCTGTTGTAGAAGTGACATGTTCaatagtattttatttattagaatCAGATTATGCATTTAGTATAACTAACAAAAGCCCTTTGGATATTGTTACTACACAAACTCAATTGTGTTTATTATCAGCATTAACTCATTTAGAATGGTATTATTTAGAACAAGGTAATGCAAAAATTGACTTGGCTAATGAAACAAAAGtaagatttttaaatttttatttgttttattatatataatttattcatattaaattatTGTTCGTTTTATTTCTAACAATCATTAACTGTGTAATTCAGTATTCGTGTTTCAGACAATGATTGTACCTActcattgtttgttttaaaaatacttTAATACTCATAACTTAAAATCATCTTTCAATTTGTCCGCCCGGGCAGTATTTCAGCTTTTACACAAACTGAATGATAGAGTGTGGCGCATGTATATGTGATGCCTCCTTTTACCAATGCTTATGTTTTTAAACAAATACGTTGctcaaaataaagaaaagaattGATTTATGACAAATAAGTCTTgttcaataaatattatttatatattgaagTTTGAATTAAAAAGAATTTATTGGATTCATTCTGATTGGAAACATTGTTGAAGTAGGTTTATACATCATAAAATACGAAATATAGTTCATGCCTTGGTAATAATGTCTAGTTTTTTGGAAGTTCGGAAATAATACTTAGCTTACAATTCAATTGAAAGTAGAGTCGAACACTAATGACACACTTATGAAGCACTGAATTTGGTAATAGGTTACAATTATTATCTATTATCTGATACTTATTTCCACAAACCTTTTatgctaataataatcatttgctcATTAGTTACTTATTTTCAGGTATGAGAAATATCACTAATGGCATTGGAAGATAGTTGCTCAATATAATCAATTGATTTAAGTTAGAGACATAAGCCACTTGATATAGTAATTCTAAGATTAGTATTTCACTGCAAGGTCTTGAGTAAGATTCCTGATTGGTTGTGAAAAGGCACtattgaagagtctcatactaggatgtgttaggatagtcggaaaaatataccaataattatcgtgttaagtctacggtggccttggaccttaaatgtacatttcccaTTGGTCGATGTTTGTTTCACTTgctaaatattgtgtaaatgttgttttctattttatggtacgatgtggtttgtctgtttggtatataaatagagtatgtctgaaatacaatgattcatatctcagaggctgtgacttgcgttcttgactcaactggctaggacagacagcgaagcagggccaatcagggcactaggtcgtccgcTACGTGTTTTGCGTGTCCACTGTAATCggtcgataaatacgctgctataccaaaacctgcagtcacacacGTTACAACAGGATGAAACAGATGTTCATTGCTTTGTAGTTATCAATGGTTATCCTGTAGTTGCTTAACTgcgttaatcaatcaccttgataaccgttattgtATAAATCCCAActgtgtttgaaatcagaaggcaacaAGAAGCGgagactacagtttattagcgaaTAGCTCAGATAACAAAGCTACAAACACATCGAGTGAATTTCAAACAGAGAGGCGAATATGTGTGTGCAAGCGAATACAGAggtaaatttatagtcaaaccaAATCAAGGTGCAGTTAGGCAAGGTAAAGGCCAATAATAGGATTCGAGTATATATACATGGGGAAAAATGATTCATCGAATGATATCtaagctatcaacatttaaGCTAGTGAGAGATATATGCGTAGGCTATCATGTGATCAAGCGTACACATTTATGCATAcaagatagtgatcataatagtacaaagacTTAAACGAGTTGTTACTATTCGagtaaccataatcgaaatcgATTGCAGGAGAGCTGCTATAGTCCAATTAACGGTTGTTCATGATGCAACCTATGCGATTCAATAATATCCACAATTCCATTACACTAATCTTTACATTATTCCCTTATTTTTCATATCATCATCCtttttaaattaatgaattaataattaatcTCATTTGCTTATCAAGTACATGTTTCATGTATTCAGCTTTAAGTCATGCTGCTTATGCGTAAACTTATCATAATACCTGGCTACCAAAACCAAATTATGTGGAACCGGATTCGATTCTACCTTTAAAAATGATAAACTCTTCAATTGTCAAACCCCTATCCACAATGTTTAGTTCTTTTTACAGTACAGttacatggctcaaaatcatttgcaatggcgcaggtgcatccaccttttgtgttctcccaaattctaatcttctgaattcttcatgctactttcttttttctctttccaaatttatttcactggattatactctttaaataacatctccaaaccctaatcttcccgattagtgcttatactcttactacctctaccactatgggatttgaatcgaccactgcatctctgtgctaatgcggtatggcaacttgaactgatgtacgtacgtacgaagttctacgttgttactgactgacagtTACAATAActtgaaaaataattaaaatattgatatatATTTCTAAATTCCTATTAAATGTATTCGATGACTAGTGATTGTTGGTTgtccaatttatttattatcattgttactaGGGCACATTAAATTCTCGTTGTGGTCCATACGGCATTCATGTGAAAGAAGTTACTATGTAAGTTTATTTATGCCCGTGTGTCTGATTTTACTGTTTGTTCTACATAATTCATATTAAAACCATGAGACGGAATATTCATATTAaagtcttatatatatatatatatatatatatatatatatatatatatatatatatatatatatatatatatatatatatagagagagagagagagagacttTAGCCACTATTGTGTGTGCTTCATTCTTAAgaaatgtaagtcacttcttggAAAATCGTGGATGATTTCTAGCTAACCTGGTGTATCACATTTCTCTCTTGAAAATAGGTTTGACTTTTCAGATTCAGCTAAAGGTGTTGACTTGGGGGCATATAATGTTTATTGTAAGTGTTTGAGAAATGTTtcataaatgtatttatttttatccaGCTAGCCATAAACTATTATGTCATGTATTTTCTTAACGTTggatttttaaaaacatttttaaatgtcGCTCAGAACGAACTATGTCATATAGACACAAtagttgtaaattatttgtcGAAATATTTGAACTGGATTTCTACCCcccaaaaaaaagaacaaattatatttttttgcTTTACAAAACTtcaaaaatgttaataataaaaattcagCAAATCAACTCTTTTAATTGGTTGTacaatatattattcattatcgtGATATGTTACTAGTGATCATTTTCTGAAGGTCTTTCCTGTTGTTCTAGTTATAAGCCATAACCAGCGGCGTTTAACTCTGCTGGATGCTAGGCATTTACCCACCAATCACATCGGAAGTTAGTTGCTCGGCACTCCAAATTGATTAAAATTGGAGATGTAAATCATTAAATCCTAACTCAGTAATCTAAGGAGTGAGTACTGACTGCGTTACCTAAATCCTGAATCCAATTCTTGGCAGGGTCATCAACGCGTACTTGTGAGGATTCACATACTGTTCAGTGCTTCGTAGTTTTCGatggtttttttttaaactgtggttagttcatgatgtaaactacGAGATTCAAAAGTATCCACGGTCCACTCATCAGTCCCACTTACTTGTTTGTAttctaatgtttatttataaggTTTTTTCTTAAACAATATTAAAGGTCATTAAATATTTAGTAAACATTTCTTATTACTTGTGTAGAGTAACAATAATCTGTTCTACACTTTAATTTctactattattcattgtttccaGTGATGGTTTAGTTCTACTCCGTCCGCCACCATCGCATAATTCCAAGTCAAATATTGAACTGGTTACTAAACACTTGCATCAATTATCATGTGTATTGCTGAATAGTCGAGGTGATAAACCGCTAATAAAACCACCCACTAGTCAATCGAATGTAGAACAACAAATAATCAATTTGTCTAATGGTTCCGAACAAACTAATTCAACATCAATGTCATGTGATACCACCGACATAATATCAGACCCAGAAATAACAACTACCACAATAACTAATGAATCTAGTTCTGTTGAAACTACACCACTAATAAATAAAGTACAAAAACAGTATAGTTTTAAGTCTTtaaatactctgtcacaattacGCATTTCACATAATTATCCTGCTTTATCGAAAGCAATAACACGTGCTCAAGGTCTACTTAATAGTAATATCGCTTGTCAAGCTCTTGATTGTGCATCATTACAATTAGTTATATCAATGGAGAACAAATTTGTCAAAGATCATTTACCATTATTGAATTCAGTGGAAAATCGAAATTTTATTCTACTTTATTTGGATGCTGGTACTGGTATGTTTctgttttcataatattttcatttctttttcttatGCAAGTGATTTTGGTCACGATTTTCAAGCGTTACAACTATGTATCTTGAGTTAATATTGTTCACCTAAACATAAAATGTGTGACTTGGGTAAAAATGTAGTTAGAAAGAGTTTTGTGTTTAAACTTAAAGCATGTAATCGGATCATACAGTTTTAATTGTATGTTAACAGGATAGGATCCTAGCTTTTCGTGCTCTTATCAAACTCAAAACGAGATATGCTAACTCCTCTATTTTCAACGTATCAGGGGTATTTAGAGAATCAGGAAAATAGTAGAAGAGTCTTACTTAAATTCTGTGTGAACTCTAGTGTTTCCACTAAAGTATTTTAGTTGTTCAGGTTATTCGTTTGTACCATGTTCCCTCTCAATTTTCCTCCCATAATCGAATGAGGTGTATTAGACAGAAATATAAACCTAATAATGTGATTAAACTAACCAGTTAAAAAAGTGCTTTTCTATTTTGAATCAGAAAATAACAGCTCGAACCATTTTTTAAACTGAACATTGACtcatatttattttctaaaatgaAATTACTTTCAACTTATCGGTATTGATGTAACTCATTTGTCAAGTACTGATTCCTGTACTCTTGGGATTTTGAGCAGTGGATGGTTAGCGATACAACCGCTCTACTTAAACCGAAGTAAACGGAGCTGGACTCAAATCCGTGAactattggttgaaagttgaacCTCCTGACCGTTAAGCTACCAATTCTATTCCTGGTAAGCTAAGTTATTAAATCTCTTTTGGTCGGCAACTTTCTTTAAAGAATTCTTCACACTTTTAAGGTGATAAATAGAGGTTATTGCCTTCAAGGACAGCCTTTTTTCCACTAATTAATAGTCACTTATTCACTAGacttaataatgaatatttcatttgtattgattgtttggatctttccattgatgtttagaacttaaattaatcagtctcttttcAGCATATGTGGATCACTTGCGACCTGGATTACACTGATAACCACCATCCATATTGatgaataatttaacaaaatgttttattttacacTGGTAAAAAATTATAGAAAATGATCCTTGTAGTCTACGCAGTGATATATACTGCTTTACTGAGTCTGCTTGTAAAGCTAGTCAATCTGCCATCGACTTAGACTTATGTTAGACTACGTTATAGCCCTTTGTGACTTCACGTTGTTCTCAAAACCTAGTATAGTAACGCGGATATGAATAAACATCAAGCCATAAAACAGGTGAAAGGTAAGATGTCTGACATGTTTTGTACGATTAAAACGGAGGTAGCAAGATtgccaaacgcaacaacaaatgcaggagaagacgaacagtgtggcagcagcagtaggtctcaatatacacaaagggaaaagcaggattctccgataaaacacagaatgcaccaatccaatcaaaattgacggagaagatttggaagatgtaaaaacctttacgtatttgggcagcatcgttgatgaacagggtggatctgatgcagatgtgaaggcgcggatcggcaaagcaagagcagcatatttacaactgaagaacatctggaactcaaagcaactgtcaaccaacaccaaggtcaggattttcaatacaaatgtcaagacagttctactgtatggggcggaaacctggagaactacgaaagccatcatccagaaaatacaggtgtttattaacagttatctacgcaaaatacttcggatccgttggccggacactattagcaacaacgtactgtgggagagaacaaaccagatcccagcggaggaagaaatcaggaaaaagcgctggaagtggataggacacacattgaggaaagcacccaactgcgtcacaagacaagccctcacatggaatcctcaaggccaaaggaaaagaggaagaccaaagaacacattacgccgggaaatggaaatagacatgagaaaaatgaacaagaatcggatggagaatgctggtcggcggcctatgctccattgggagtaacaggcttaagtaagtaagtaagaaagcAAGATTGCCACAAGCAGGAAATAATTCGAAGATGATAAAAatgtcgaggcaatccacacagtctgagaatataccaataagagactggtcaattgcagtcgtgtacatcaatggaaagatttaaacaaccaatacaaataaatagaattattgTCCGCCAAAAGTTTGTAAAAAAAGTCTTTTTATGATCTGAATTTGCATGTTCACCGAACAGATTGTGGATAATCTTGCAAATTCAATCTTAAGTTATTTCGTCATTAATATTTTTTGCTCTATTCCTGGTTTGttaattttctctttttctttaaataatctGTTTTAAACAGGAACTGTCGGTTCAGGTTGTCTACCAGTTGATAAACAACCAGCAAATGTTACACTTTTCATACATATTGACGATTTAACCGATGTGGTAGAAGGTCGTTTAGATGTAATAAACGCAATAAAATCTGACAAAGCTTTCATGACCGGTTCATTATCAGTGTTATCAAAAATGCGTCATTTACTTTATCTGCCTCCAGTTTAAGAATATGATAAGCATTAGTTACTATTAGGCCAAATGATTGTGCATTTCTTTTTCGACCAACATTTACCCTGACCAAATTTTTTTCTCTTAGTCGTTTTAAATTAGTCAACTTTgttctttttccttttttaaaaaaaaattcgaATCAtgtgtttgttatttattgtcttaGTTCGAACCCGACATTATTTTACTTCATATTGattcatattcatttgttctttatTGTCCTTATTTCAtgtcaaaaaaaacaaaacattgtaCTTTTTCTTAGGTCTCACACCTAAATGGAATGCATTATGTTATTGGGTGTTTTATTTCGTTTCAGTAGTCAAAACGCATTTCAATCATGAAcattttcatcatttattaATTGCTTATTCTAGTTCGGCAATTTTTATGcgaataatatacatatatatgtattttaatATCATTTTACATATAAGCTGATCTCTCGTTATTATAGTTATCTTTGTTGgcattattgaatttcattacaataataattggaATTGAATCACAAATAAACTTATATGATTAATTAAcaagtttatatatttttatgctCTAACTAAAGTAGTAATATCTGTTAGGCCAGTCGTAATCAGTTTTAGTGCCTAAAACAGAGATGACTTGATTTTGAATTACACAAACtgtataattaattaattaaaattagtaGTCTATAACAAAATGAGAGGTTAGACGTATCGTTTTTGTATACAAACGTTGCGCTTGGATTAGTGGATATTTCAAACCTATGTTGTACGGAAGTTTTTAATTT from Schistosoma haematobium chromosome ZW, whole genome shotgun sequence includes:
- a CDS encoding hypothetical protein (EggNog:ENOG41KOG2621~COG:C), which gives rise to MRELNTKLSYDSHLINNDDKFCDRHAKTHFKWPLIRHKSEDISTSGSFIQPGYKFSYETDCDVKQIEFTKPSDLIALSGLDGQTQTFNFSTAFNFSQTKSVDQDASNSYKTIFTYSDPVTNVIDCQLDIFDFMDTGYSKNVNSRLHYSFLVLSALLLIIFFPFLCWFYVKRLAKSERIIVFRLGKRMKSKGPGWVFLLPICDRYHLITLDDQLVKIKPVSGGTKDEAVVEVTCSIVFYLLESDYAFSITNKSPLDIVTTQTQLCLLSALTHLEWYYLEQGNAKIDLANETKGTLNSRCGPYGIHVKEVTIDGLVLLRPPPSHNSKSNIELVTKHLHQLSCVLLNSRGDKPLIKPPTSQSNVEQQIINLSNGSEQTNSTSMSCDTTDIISDPEITTTTITNESSSVETTPLINKVQKQYSFKSLNTLSQLRISHNYPALSKAITRAQGLLNSNIACQALDCASLQLVISMENKFVKDHLPLLNSVENRNFILLYLDAGTGTVGSGCLPVDKQPANVTLFIHIDDLTDVVEGRLDVINAIKSDKAFMTGSLSVLSKMRHLLYLPPV
- a CDS encoding hypothetical protein (EggNog:ENOG41KOG2621~COG:C), producing MSCDTTDIISDPEITTTTITNESSSVETTPLINKVQKQYSFKSLNTLSQLRISHNYPALSKAITRAQGLLNSNIACQALDCASLQLVISMENKFVKDHLPLLNSVENRNFILLYLDAGTGTVGSGCLPVDKQPANVTLFIHIDDLTDVVEGRLDVINAIKSDKAFMTGSLSVLSKMRHLLYLPPV